A stretch of the Kroppenstedtia eburnea genome encodes the following:
- a CDS encoding type II toxin-antitoxin system VapC family toxin has protein sequence MDEHSRLFAGYKHCDSILSNEEAVIDFIRQAHRDKRSLFFSVITECEVLSGIKSEFELHKVKLFTPRRCLNIDSRIAQKAGHLRRQQRTKGRKVKTPDALIIATALEYQLTLVSRDSDMNFVESELGIPLLNL, from the coding sequence ATGGATGAGCATTCAAGGCTATTTGCTGGATACAAACATTGTGATTCGATCTTGTCCAACGAAGAGGCTGTCATCGATTTTATTCGACAGGCCCATAGGGACAAAAGATCGTTATTTTTTTCTGTGATTACCGAATGTGAAGTGCTCAGTGGAATTAAATCCGAATTTGAATTACATAAGGTCAAGCTATTTACTCCCCGGCGGTGTCTTAATATCGATTCGAGAATTGCGCAAAAGGCAGGGCATCTCCGTCGTCAACAAAGAACGAAGGGGCGGAAAGTAAAAACACCAGATGCATTAATTATCGCTACCGCTCTGGAGTATCAGTTAACTTTGGTTTCACGGGACTCGGATATGAACTTTGTTGAAAGTGAACTGGGTATCCCACTCTTGAATCTTTGA
- a CDS encoding MFS transporter produces MAVEASSQAMMGPQKRQLWSLSGSHMLNDIMTAGIVPALMPLYKEAFDLTYTQSGTIVLISYLVSSVMQPVFGLWTDRTPRPWLLPLGVFLTGLGLALSGFVPSYEWLLVVIALSGLGSGLFHPEASRGAHLAAGGAKGTAQAIFQVGGNAGQALGPLMLPLFVLSTGLPGLIWFLLFGAAGAWLMWRILPWYRERLNEERRTLKEVRGKNRPLGLVFLVLVVLLRSWTQIGIAGFLPFYYLHHQIPLEIGEIYTFLFLAAGAVGTFLGGKMSDRISHKWLLFGSMFLTVPFAWLTPLVEGPAGVVMLIIFGFFVLSSFAVTVVYGQRLLPGKVGLVSGLMIGFGVGAGGIGATFLGWIADRYGVPFVLEWIFLLPLLGSLLTLFIPDSRKLETA; encoded by the coding sequence TTGGCTGTTGAAGCAAGTTCCCAAGCGATGATGGGCCCGCAGAAAAGACAACTGTGGAGCTTAAGCGGCTCCCATATGTTGAACGACATCATGACCGCGGGAATTGTACCTGCGCTGATGCCTCTGTACAAAGAGGCTTTTGATCTGACCTATACCCAATCGGGGACGATCGTCCTGATCTCTTATCTGGTTTCTTCCGTGATGCAACCCGTCTTCGGCTTGTGGACCGACCGGACCCCCAGACCCTGGTTGCTCCCCCTGGGGGTCTTCCTGACGGGGCTCGGTCTGGCTCTGTCCGGCTTTGTCCCCTCTTATGAATGGCTGTTGGTGGTGATCGCCCTGTCGGGTCTCGGCTCCGGACTGTTTCATCCGGAGGCCTCCCGGGGGGCCCATCTGGCTGCCGGAGGTGCCAAAGGCACGGCACAGGCAATTTTCCAAGTGGGCGGGAACGCCGGGCAGGCCCTGGGCCCCCTCATGCTGCCCCTGTTTGTGCTGTCCACCGGATTGCCCGGGTTGATCTGGTTCCTGCTGTTCGGTGCGGCAGGGGCTTGGTTGATGTGGCGGATCCTTCCCTGGTATCGGGAGCGGCTGAATGAAGAGCGGCGCACCCTGAAAGAAGTCCGGGGCAAGAACCGTCCCCTGGGTCTCGTCTTTTTGGTGCTGGTGGTTCTCCTCCGCTCCTGGACACAGATCGGGATCGCGGGCTTCCTGCCCTTTTATTATCTCCATCACCAGATTCCCCTGGAGATCGGGGAGATTTACACCTTTCTCTTCCTGGCCGCAGGAGCTGTCGGCACCTTCCTCGGCGGAAAGATGTCGGACCGGATCAGTCACAAATGGCTGTTGTTCGGTTCCATGTTCCTCACGGTGCCCTTTGCTTGGTTGACTCCCCTGGTGGAGGGCCCTGCAGGGGTGGTGATGCTGATCATCTTCGGATTTTTTGTTCTCTCCTCCTTTGCGGTCACCGTCGTTTACGGCCAACGGCTGCTGCCGGGAAAAGTGGGACTGGTGTCCGGGTTGATGATCGGATTTGGGGTGGGGGCCGGGGGAATCGGAGCCACCTTTCTCGGATGGATCGCCGATCGCTACGGTGTCCCCTTCGTGTTGGAGTGGATCTTCCTCCTCCCCTTGCTGGGCAGTCTGCTCACTCTGTTCATTCCGGACAGCCGCAAACTGGAGACGGCTTGA
- a CDS encoding sugar kinase gives MAEERIVTLGEIMLRLSPTGAQRILQAEHFEAVYGGAEANVAISLACFGHSVRFVTKLPANTLGDAAIRHLRRHGVDTDHTVRGGRRLGLYFMEPGQSIRPAQVLYDRQYSAIAEAAPEDFDWNAIFEGAGLFHTCGITLAISSNARAVAMEAVREAKKRGVAVSFDFNYRQQLWSVSEAREAMERFLPFVDLLFAGVRDAVEIMGISATTASDPEGQTREALTPLLQQYGIQHVSSTFRREESATRHHLSGFTLTREGVLHRDEGHTFDIVDRIGGGDAFAAGWLHGWLKGWKPEKSLSFALAASALKHTITGDANIATEQEVFNLMNRKDGFSIQR, from the coding sequence ATGGCTGAAGAGAGGATCGTCACGCTGGGGGAAATCATGCTGCGGCTCTCCCCAACCGGGGCACAACGCATCCTCCAGGCGGAACACTTTGAAGCGGTGTACGGCGGAGCCGAGGCCAATGTCGCCATCTCCCTGGCTTGCTTCGGTCATTCGGTCCGCTTTGTCACCAAACTGCCCGCCAACACCCTGGGAGACGCCGCGATCCGGCACTTGCGCCGCCATGGTGTCGACACGGATCACACGGTGCGGGGCGGTCGACGGTTGGGCCTCTACTTCATGGAGCCGGGCCAGTCGATTCGCCCGGCACAGGTCCTCTATGACCGCCAATATTCCGCCATCGCGGAGGCCGCTCCGGAGGATTTCGACTGGAACGCAATTTTTGAAGGGGCAGGCCTCTTCCATACCTGCGGGATCACCTTGGCCATCAGCTCAAATGCCCGGGCGGTGGCCATGGAGGCGGTCCGGGAAGCGAAGAAGCGGGGAGTTGCGGTCAGCTTCGACTTTAATTATCGGCAGCAGTTGTGGAGTGTCTCCGAAGCGAGAGAAGCGATGGAGCGGTTTCTTCCCTTTGTGGATCTTTTGTTTGCGGGAGTGCGGGATGCGGTGGAGATCATGGGCATTTCCGCCACGACCGCTTCCGATCCCGAGGGACAGACCCGGGAGGCCCTGACGCCCCTGCTCCAACAGTACGGGATCCAACACGTTTCCTCCACCTTCCGCCGGGAGGAGTCGGCCACCCGCCATCATCTGTCCGGATTCACCCTGACCCGGGAGGGTGTATTGCATCGGGATGAGGGACACACCTTTGACATCGTGGACCGGATCGGCGGCGGTGATGCTTTTGCCGCCGGGTGGCTGCACGGATGGTTGAAAGGCTGGAAGCCGGAGAAATCTTTGTCCTTCGCACTGGCGGCATCCGCCCTCAAACACACCATCACCGGGGATGCGAATATCGCCACGGAGCAGGAAGTATTCAACCTGATGAACCGAAAGGACGGTTTTTCCATCCAGAGATAG
- a CDS encoding bifunctional 2-keto-4-hydroxyglutarate aldolase/2-keto-3-deoxy-6-phosphogluconate aldolase, producing the protein MKQWTVLQQLVREQLVAVIRGNSPEQAEKTAAACIRGGIEALEVTFTIPEAEGVIRSLRRQYPEALVGAGTVLDTETARMAIAAGASFVVSPHGEEAIARMCHRYQVPYLPGCMTVKEMVSALEWGCSILKLFPGNAFGPSFIKSLKGPLPQAEFMPTGGVHVENVTQWLKYGAVAVGVGGELTRPAAEGDYGEVERRARALVEKVAAHRREVGHG; encoded by the coding sequence TTGAAGCAATGGACAGTACTTCAACAACTGGTCCGGGAGCAGCTGGTGGCCGTCATCCGGGGGAACAGCCCGGAACAAGCGGAAAAGACGGCCGCCGCCTGTATTCGGGGCGGAATCGAGGCGCTCGAAGTCACCTTCACCATACCGGAAGCGGAGGGGGTCATCCGTTCCCTGCGTCGACAGTATCCCGAAGCATTGGTGGGGGCCGGGACAGTTCTTGATACGGAAACCGCCCGCATGGCGATCGCCGCCGGTGCCTCCTTCGTGGTCAGTCCCCATGGAGAAGAAGCGATCGCCCGCATGTGTCATCGCTACCAGGTGCCGTACCTGCCCGGTTGCATGACCGTCAAGGAGATGGTGAGTGCACTGGAATGGGGCTGTTCCATCCTCAAGCTGTTTCCCGGCAATGCCTTTGGGCCCTCTTTCATTAAATCTCTCAAAGGGCCGCTTCCCCAGGCGGAATTTATGCCCACCGGCGGCGTCCATGTGGAAAATGTGACCCAATGGCTGAAGTATGGGGCGGTGGCTGTCGGGGTGGGGGGAGAACTGACCCGTCCCGCTGCCGAGGGCGATTACGGGGAAGTGGAACGCCGGGCACGGGCATTGGTTGAAAAGGTGGCGGCCCACCGCCGGGAGGTCGGCCATGGCTGA
- the uxaC gene encoding glucuronate isomerase: protein MGDFLHEDFLLSNPTARQLYHQYAKEMPIIDYHCHLDPKEIRENRSFSNLTDIWLRGDHYKWRVMRANGVPERLITGEADDEEKFHAWARTVPYLVGNPLYVWTHLELKRYFGIDRLLNEETAADIWKEANCLLATPEFRARSFLSRFKVEMVGTTDDPTDSLEDHRHLRESGELNTRVLPTYRPDKGLKIKQPGFKEWIEKLESVTGKPADTYEQFLDLLEERARYFQKEGCRLSDHGLDDLPWVESSLEDVAAIYRKGRAGEPISEREEKQFQTRTLLFLGQLYASLGWTMQLHLGALRNANSRGFRRLGPDTGYDSMDDPRLARPLASFLDRLEQTDSLPKTILYSLNPKDYPVLATMAGNYQGGGTPGKIQFGSAWWFNDHTEGMKRQMTDLATMGVLRRFVGMLTDSRSFLSYPRHEYFRRILCDLIGSWVESGEAPRDLELLGAMVREISYTNAKGYLDID, encoded by the coding sequence ATGGGGGATTTTTTGCATGAAGATTTTCTTTTGAGCAATCCAACCGCCCGCCAATTGTACCACCAGTATGCCAAAGAGATGCCCATCATCGACTATCACTGCCATCTGGACCCCAAGGAGATCCGGGAGAACCGCAGTTTTTCCAACCTGACGGACATCTGGCTGCGGGGAGATCACTACAAATGGCGGGTGATGCGGGCCAACGGGGTGCCGGAACGCCTCATCACCGGAGAGGCCGATGATGAGGAGAAGTTTCATGCCTGGGCCCGAACCGTGCCCTACCTGGTGGGAAACCCCTTGTATGTATGGACCCATTTGGAGTTAAAGCGGTATTTTGGGATCGATCGCTTGCTCAACGAAGAGACGGCAGCCGACATCTGGAAGGAAGCGAACTGCCTGTTGGCGACTCCCGAATTCCGGGCCCGCTCTTTCCTGAGCCGGTTCAAGGTGGAGATGGTGGGAACCACCGATGATCCCACGGATTCCCTGGAGGATCATCGCCACCTGCGGGAGAGCGGAGAGTTGAACACCCGGGTGCTGCCCACTTACCGACCGGACAAAGGCTTGAAAATCAAGCAACCCGGTTTCAAAGAATGGATTGAGAAGCTGGAGAGTGTCACCGGGAAGCCGGCGGACACCTATGAACAATTCCTCGACCTTCTGGAAGAGCGGGCCCGCTATTTCCAGAAGGAAGGATGCCGCCTCTCCGACCACGGTTTGGATGATCTGCCCTGGGTCGAATCCAGCCTGGAGGATGTGGCCGCCATTTACCGGAAAGGCCGGGCCGGGGAGCCGATCAGCGAAAGGGAAGAGAAGCAGTTCCAAACGCGAACCCTGCTCTTCCTGGGTCAACTCTATGCCTCCCTGGGTTGGACGATGCAACTTCACCTCGGAGCCCTGCGAAACGCCAACAGCCGCGGTTTCCGCCGTCTGGGGCCGGACACCGGTTACGATTCCATGGATGACCCGCGGCTGGCCCGCCCCCTCGCCTCCTTTCTGGATCGCTTGGAACAGACCGATTCGCTGCCGAAAACAATCCTCTATTCCTTAAACCCCAAGGACTACCCGGTGCTGGCCACCATGGCCGGCAACTATCAGGGGGGTGGGACGCCGGGGAAGATCCAGTTCGGTTCCGCCTGGTGGTTTAACGATCACACCGAGGGCATGAAGCGGCAGATGACCGACCTGGCCACGATGGGGGTTCTCCGGCGGTTTGTGGGGATGCTGACAGATTCCCGCAGTTTCCTCTCCTATCCCCGTCATGAATACTTCCGCCGCATCCTCTGCGACTTGATCGGCAGCTGGGTGGAAAGCGGTGAAGCCCCCCGGGATCTGGAACTGCTGGGGGCGATGGTCCGGGAAATCTCCTATACCAACGCCAAAGGCTATCTTGACATCGATTGA
- a CDS encoding tagaturonate reductase yields the protein MKREKTANHAPRLNREWIREHRPADAAVEQAPERIVQFGEGRFLRGFFDWMIHRLNQSGHWQGGIVSIQPTPRGKIVPVLNAQDGLYTVVLEGLREGKPTREVEVVSSIRRGLNPYVEWDQVLKVAEQPEIQWVVSNTTEAGLTYPSEEYSPDTAPLSFPGKLTAFLYRRYQYFSGAPAAGMWILPCELVENNGDVLKELVLKAAADWNLPQAFREWVGEANAFCNTLVDRIVTGSPGNPDEWVEELGYEDQLLTLAELYHFFAVENGKDLKEHLPLDRAGLQVRWGEVDRYRELKLRILNGTHTLLFAPALLSGCDTVSRAMETDWLQRMAKRALQREILPVLEAEESEKQRFAADVLERFANPQLHHHWVDIGQNGASKYRSRLLELLKRWHASDRGVPTLLAFSLAALIRFYKGEMVEAGILRRVLHGREHLMRETPETLAFFVEVWREWDGSPAGLRQLTAKTLQNEGIWGENLCLSIPRLDAQVALHLQQIVEQGVERAFARLMEDET from the coding sequence GTGAAGCGAGAAAAAACGGCAAACCATGCCCCTCGCCTGAATCGGGAGTGGATCCGGGAACACCGGCCCGCCGATGCGGCAGTCGAACAAGCGCCGGAACGAATCGTGCAATTCGGGGAAGGGCGTTTCCTGAGGGGATTCTTCGATTGGATGATCCACCGCTTGAATCAGTCGGGGCATTGGCAGGGAGGGATCGTTTCCATTCAACCGACCCCCCGGGGGAAAATCGTCCCCGTGTTAAATGCCCAGGACGGGCTGTACACCGTGGTGTTGGAAGGACTGCGGGAGGGGAAACCCACCCGGGAAGTGGAGGTTGTCTCCTCGATCCGGCGCGGACTCAACCCCTATGTGGAATGGGATCAGGTCCTCAAGGTGGCCGAACAGCCGGAGATCCAGTGGGTGGTGTCCAATACGACGGAGGCCGGACTGACGTACCCATCGGAAGAGTATTCACCGGATACGGCCCCCCTTTCTTTCCCGGGAAAGTTGACCGCTTTTCTCTATCGGCGCTATCAGTATTTCTCCGGGGCTCCGGCAGCGGGGATGTGGATCCTCCCCTGTGAGCTGGTGGAAAACAATGGCGATGTGTTGAAAGAGCTGGTGTTGAAGGCTGCGGCGGATTGGAACCTGCCGCAAGCATTCCGAGAGTGGGTCGGGGAAGCCAATGCTTTTTGCAATACCCTGGTCGACCGGATTGTGACCGGCAGTCCGGGAAACCCCGATGAATGGGTGGAAGAGTTGGGGTATGAGGATCAGCTCCTCACCCTGGCGGAGCTGTATCATTTCTTCGCCGTGGAGAACGGCAAGGATTTAAAAGAACACCTCCCCCTTGACCGGGCCGGATTGCAGGTGCGGTGGGGAGAGGTGGACCGTTATCGCGAGTTGAAACTGCGCATTCTCAACGGAACCCACACCCTGTTGTTCGCTCCGGCCTTGTTGAGCGGATGTGACACGGTATCCCGGGCGATGGAGACGGATTGGTTGCAGCGGATGGCCAAAAGAGCCCTGCAAAGGGAGATCCTTCCGGTGCTGGAAGCGGAAGAGTCGGAGAAACAACGGTTTGCGGCAGATGTCCTGGAGCGGTTCGCCAATCCCCAGCTTCACCATCATTGGGTGGATATCGGGCAAAACGGGGCTTCCAAGTATCGCAGTCGGCTGTTGGAACTTCTGAAGCGTTGGCACGCCTCCGATCGGGGTGTTCCCACCCTCCTCGCCTTCTCCCTGGCGGCACTGATCCGGTTTTACAAGGGAGAGATGGTGGAGGCAGGGATCCTGCGCCGGGTTCTGCATGGGAGGGAGCATCTGATGCGGGAGACGCCGGAGACCCTCGCTTTCTTTGTCGAGGTCTGGAGGGAGTGGGACGGCTCGCCCGCGGGACTGCGGCAACTGACAGCGAAAACGTTGCAGAATGAAGGGATTTGGGGAGAAAATCTGTGTCTGTCGATTCCCCGATTGGACGCCCAGGTGGCTCTCCATCTGCAACAGATCGTGGAACAGGGTGTGGAGAGAGCCTTTGCCCGGCTGATGGAAGATGAAACCTGA
- a CDS encoding UxaA family hydrolase, with product MDKNIIRIHPEDSVCVVLTPVPKGERLSFGEGSVVTGEEIPAGHKVAIQPIRPGEDVLKYGYPIGRANQPIQPGDWVHTHNLETKLQGTMTYPYRKDESSAPRRNKSGRTFRGYVREDGNVGIRNEIWVLNTVGCVNKTAELLARTAHQAFAGDGLDGVYHFPHPYGCSQLGDDLKNTQRVLASLAKHPNAAGVLVIGLGCENNHIASFREVLGPVDERRVKFLAVQEVNDELDEGMKLLEELSREAKTMKRETVPLSKLVVGLKCGGSDGLSGITANPLVGTLADRVVAEGGAALLTEVPEMFGAEEILLGRAADEEVFQQTVNLVNGFKEYFLNHGQPVSENPSPGNKEGGITTLEEKSLGCIQKGGYSPVTDVLEYGERVRKQGLQLVQGPGNDLVSVTTLATAGAQLVLFTTGRGTPYGGPVPTLKISTNSKLYRNKQNWIDFDAEPVLEQREAVEEALFDEVVRIASGEKQTRNETHGFREIAIFKDGVTL from the coding sequence ATGGACAAAAACATCATCCGAATCCATCCTGAAGATTCCGTCTGTGTGGTGCTGACACCGGTGCCCAAGGGTGAGAGACTCTCATTCGGTGAAGGGTCGGTGGTGACAGGGGAAGAAATCCCCGCGGGACACAAAGTGGCCATTCAACCGATCCGGCCCGGGGAAGATGTCCTGAAATACGGCTATCCCATCGGCCGGGCCAACCAGCCGATTCAACCCGGGGATTGGGTTCATACCCACAACCTGGAGACGAAGCTGCAGGGAACGATGACCTATCCGTACCGGAAAGATGAGAGTTCCGCTCCCCGCAGGAACAAGTCCGGGAGGACATTCCGGGGATATGTCCGGGAAGACGGGAACGTGGGCATCCGCAATGAGATCTGGGTCCTCAATACGGTGGGCTGTGTCAATAAAACGGCTGAACTGCTGGCCAGAACCGCCCATCAGGCTTTTGCCGGGGACGGCCTGGACGGCGTTTATCACTTTCCCCATCCCTACGGCTGCTCCCAGTTGGGGGATGATCTGAAAAATACACAGCGGGTGTTGGCCAGTCTGGCCAAGCATCCCAATGCCGCCGGGGTGCTGGTGATCGGCCTCGGTTGTGAGAACAATCATATCGCCTCCTTTCGGGAAGTGCTCGGGCCCGTGGACGAGCGCCGGGTGAAATTTCTGGCCGTCCAGGAAGTGAATGATGAGCTGGATGAGGGTATGAAACTGCTTGAAGAGCTGTCCCGCGAGGCAAAAACCATGAAGCGGGAGACGGTTCCCCTGTCCAAGTTGGTCGTCGGACTGAAGTGCGGCGGCTCCGACGGTCTCTCGGGGATCACAGCCAATCCCCTGGTGGGAACCCTGGCCGACCGGGTCGTCGCCGAGGGGGGTGCGGCCCTGCTGACCGAGGTGCCGGAGATGTTTGGCGCGGAAGAGATCCTGCTGGGACGTGCGGCTGATGAAGAAGTATTTCAGCAGACGGTCAATCTGGTGAACGGTTTCAAGGAGTATTTCCTGAATCACGGCCAGCCGGTCTCGGAGAATCCCTCCCCGGGAAATAAGGAAGGCGGCATCACCACTCTGGAGGAAAAATCCCTGGGCTGCATTCAAAAAGGGGGATATTCCCCGGTCACCGATGTCCTGGAATACGGTGAACGGGTTCGGAAGCAAGGGCTTCAATTGGTGCAGGGACCGGGGAACGATCTGGTCTCCGTCACCACTTTGGCCACAGCGGGGGCACAGTTGGTCCTGTTCACGACCGGCAGGGGAACCCCCTACGGCGGTCCGGTGCCCACCCTGAAGATCTCCACCAACTCCAAATTGTACCGGAACAAACAGAACTGGATCGATTTTGACGCGGAACCGGTTCTGGAACAGAGGGAAGCCGTGGAAGAAGCTTTGTTTGATGAAGTGGTCCGGATCGCCTCCGGGGAAAAACAGACGCGCAATGAAACCCACGGCTTCCGGGAGATTGCGATTTTCAAGGACGGTGTCACCCTGTGA
- a CDS encoding TRAP transporter large permease, whose amino-acid sequence MEVWLLLGGFILLLLLRVPIALSLVISSVITAISLGLPLSALMQRMVSGLNSFSLIAIPFFILAGEIMNQGGISNRLIQLSNIIIGKIRGGLAMVNVLASTFFGGISGSAVADVSSLGSVLIPMMKKKKYDPDYAVAVTVSGATQGVLIPPSHNMIIYSAAAGGVSIGSLFLGGLLPGLLLGGALMVTAYLIAVKRGYPKGEPIPRKEVPRIVREGLLGVLMAVIIIGGIISGIFTATESAAIGVLYAFVVTFFVYRDIPISRMGSILMNTFKTLAMVMFLIAASSGFGWLLAYLQVPAMVTQGLIHISSNEVLLLLLINAILLFLGTIMDMAPLILIMTPILLPVVTQLGMDPVHFGVILIFNLAIGLITPPVGSALFVGCAVGKLSIEKATRALVPFYVAMVAVLLLITFVPETVLWLPKLLAP is encoded by the coding sequence ATGGAAGTTTGGTTACTCTTGGGCGGTTTTATCCTTTTGCTCCTGTTGCGGGTTCCCATCGCGCTGTCATTGGTGATCTCCTCTGTGATCACCGCGATCTCACTGGGTCTTCCGCTCTCCGCCCTGATGCAGCGAATGGTGAGTGGTTTGAACTCCTTTTCCCTGATCGCCATTCCCTTTTTTATCCTTGCGGGGGAGATCATGAATCAGGGTGGCATCTCCAATCGGCTGATTCAACTGTCCAACATCATCATCGGGAAAATCCGCGGCGGATTGGCGATGGTGAACGTTTTGGCCAGCACCTTCTTCGGCGGGATCTCCGGGTCTGCGGTGGCGGATGTCTCCTCCCTCGGATCGGTGTTGATCCCGATGATGAAAAAGAAAAAGTATGATCCCGATTATGCCGTCGCCGTCACGGTTTCAGGTGCCACACAAGGAGTGTTGATCCCTCCCAGTCACAATATGATCATCTATTCCGCCGCCGCCGGCGGGGTTTCCATCGGTTCCCTCTTTTTGGGTGGTCTGCTTCCCGGATTGTTGCTGGGTGGGGCCTTGATGGTCACCGCTTATCTGATCGCAGTGAAGCGGGGATATCCCAAGGGAGAGCCGATTCCCCGGAAGGAAGTTCCCCGTATCGTCAGGGAAGGGCTCTTGGGAGTGTTGATGGCGGTCATCATTATCGGCGGGATCATCAGCGGGATTTTCACTGCCACGGAATCGGCGGCGATCGGGGTGTTGTACGCCTTTGTGGTCACCTTCTTCGTCTATCGGGATATCCCCATTTCCCGCATGGGCAGTATCCTGATGAACACTTTTAAAACCTTGGCCATGGTCATGTTTCTCATCGCGGCTTCCTCGGGATTCGGATGGCTGTTGGCTTATCTGCAGGTTCCCGCGATGGTGACGCAAGGGTTGATCCACATCTCTTCCAATGAGGTTCTCCTCTTGCTTCTCATCAACGCGATCCTGCTGTTTTTGGGGACGATCATGGACATGGCCCCGCTGATCTTGATCATGACGCCGATTTTGCTCCCGGTGGTGACACAGTTGGGCATGGATCCGGTCCACTTTGGAGTCATCCTGATCTTCAACCTGGCGATCGGGCTGATCACACCGCCGGTGGGCTCAGCATTGTTTGTCGGTTGTGCGGTGGGCAAGCTGTCCATCGAAAAGGCGACCCGGGCCTTGGTTCCCTTTTATGTCGCCATGGTCGCCGTGCTGTTGTTGATCACATTTGTGCCGGAGACGGTGCTGTGGCTGCCTAAACTGCTGGCTCCCTAA
- a CDS encoding TRAP transporter small permease, translating to MTVLFRIEKWIDIIVSRLIQILLLLTVIIVSLQVALRYLFSFTPSWSEEITLVFIIWVSFIGIAYGFRENLHIAVELVASRFPETWQKGLDWLTRLMVLVVGGLFLYFGTQFTILMSHTTMPGTHLPLATLYFCVPVSGLLMILYTITGVMKTGDPAEMKEGMD from the coding sequence GTGACCGTTCTGTTTCGGATCGAGAAGTGGATCGATATCATCGTTTCCCGGCTGATCCAAATTTTATTGCTGTTGACCGTGATCATCGTCTCCTTGCAGGTCGCGTTGAGATATTTGTTCAGCTTCACCCCCTCCTGGTCTGAGGAAATCACTTTGGTCTTTATCATCTGGGTCAGTTTTATCGGCATCGCCTACGGTTTTCGGGAGAACCTGCACATCGCAGTGGAGCTTGTGGCCAGCCGTTTCCCGGAAACATGGCAAAAGGGTCTGGATTGGCTGACCCGGTTGATGGTTTTGGTGGTGGGAGGCTTGTTCCTCTATTTTGGAACCCAGTTTACCATCCTGATGAGCCACACCACGATGCCGGGGACTCATTTGCCCCTTGCCACCCTGTATTTTTGTGTCCCCGTCTCCGGCTTGCTCATGATCCTGTATACGATCACCGGGGTGATGAAGACGGGTGACCCTGCGGAGATGAAGGAGGGGATGGACTGA
- a CDS encoding TRAP transporter substrate-binding protein gives MKKVAWAILLASLLVGLTACQNGNGADGKVVLKLAENQPNDYPTTIGDKAFAEEVEKKTDGRIKVEVHAGGDLGDEKSVIEQVQLGSIHMARVNVVPLSEYTHEIGVLTLPYLFPDEETMWKTLTGSVGDELLKTMEKDQLVGLTYYDSGKRGFYNSKRPIRTPKDLKGLKIRTHQSKLAIDTANSLGASATPMSYEEVYSAIQNGVIDGAENNYPSYFSSSHYEVAKYYTTDGHSTAPEVLMISKSVWDSLSAEDQKVLREAARNSMDVQRKAWNDLVEKSKENVKKNGNEVVEIKDLTPWRKAVQPVYDKHGKEYKQWLDKLEQVK, from the coding sequence ATGAAAAAAGTGGCATGGGCGATCTTGCTGGCAAGTTTGTTGGTTGGTTTGACCGCTTGCCAAAACGGCAACGGGGCGGATGGCAAGGTGGTGCTGAAGTTGGCTGAGAACCAGCCCAATGATTATCCGACCACCATCGGTGACAAGGCATTTGCCGAAGAAGTGGAGAAGAAAACCGACGGCCGGATCAAAGTGGAGGTACATGCCGGAGGGGACCTGGGAGACGAGAAGAGCGTGATTGAACAGGTACAGCTGGGTTCCATCCATATGGCCCGGGTCAATGTGGTCCCCCTGTCGGAATACACCCATGAGATCGGGGTCTTGACCCTGCCTTATCTGTTCCCCGATGAAGAAACCATGTGGAAGACTCTGACGGGATCTGTGGGTGACGAGTTGTTGAAAACGATGGAAAAGGATCAGTTGGTCGGTCTGACCTACTATGACTCAGGAAAACGCGGATTCTACAATTCGAAGCGTCCGATCCGGACTCCGAAGGATCTGAAGGGGCTGAAAATTCGGACCCACCAATCGAAGCTGGCTATTGATACGGCCAACAGCTTGGGTGCATCTGCCACCCCCATGTCCTATGAAGAGGTTTATTCGGCTATTCAGAACGGGGTGATCGACGGTGCGGAAAACAATTACCCCAGTTATTTCTCCTCATCCCACTACGAGGTGGCCAAATACTACACGACAGACGGTCACTCCACGGCACCTGAAGTGTTGATGATCTCCAAATCCGTTTGGGACTCCCTCAGTGCCGAGGATCAGAAGGTTTTGCGGGAAGCAGCCAGAAATTCCATGGACGTGCAACGGAAAGCCTGGAACGATTTGGTGGAAAAATCAAAAGAAAACGTCAAGAAGAACGGAAACGAAGTAGTGGAAATCAAGGACTTGACCCCTTGGCGCAAAGCGGTTCAGCCGGTCTACGACAAACATGGTAAAGAATATAAACAATGGTTGGATAAATTGGAACAGGTGAAGTGA